From Gadus morhua chromosome 14, gadMor3.0, whole genome shotgun sequence:
CAGTATACGCCTTGATGTTCACCCCATCCTTTATTGCTGCAGTTCAAAGAAGGAGAAAATTATCGAAtgagtttttattgaacgcAAAAAAATATCCAAATGATGGTGCCAAATGAGACACTACGTCCCCCTGAAACATTAAAGTGATGAATGTATAGACCGTGGTCTGCTCATACCTTTTAACATTTCATTAATGTAGTCCTTAAAGTACTGCATTCTCCAGTCATCGCAGAGATCCGTGCACATCATCTTCTCAGATACCCCATTTTCTGTCACATAGATCATGGGGTTGCCATATTGTTTCTGCAAGGAGGGGTTACACATATAATGACATACAGACGTGGCTGgaatgtgaaaataaaaaagtttgCGAACAGAAAGGGAAGTGTGTACCGATGTATCAAACACAATGGAATATTTATTCGATGCATAATAGAATAGCATTTAGCCTGGCTATCGGTAGCAGAAAGTCTGTGGTGACTAGCTAGCCTGTTTCTCCGGACAGGATCTGAAACCAGGTTTCTTTCCTTCACCTAAGTTTTACATAGATAACTAGTTTACCCCTCCAGGGATAGGTACTCCAGGACAAGCAAAAAAGGGGCCACACTTTACTTTAACTAAATTCATTCCTATATTTAATTTACCTTGACAAAATTCAGAAGGCGGCGAAAACCCCACGGCACTGAATAGAGCCATTCAGAACCTGGGTCGGGCCAGCGTGGGTCCACCAGCTCGGCCAGGTCCCGATCTGTGAAGTAACTGTTACCACGACCGGAGGGGTAGTTCTTCTGTGTGATGTAGCGTGTGGTGAAATGGCCAATGCCTAAGAAGTCACAGGTGCCCCTAATGTAGCTCTTCTCCTGGGCCGTGAAGACGGGTAACCGTGATGCTCCCAAGCCCTGCTGGGCACTTTTCCTACCTAGTAGATGGAAGTGGAAcatatgtttaaataaaatataggaTAAAAATGGTTTTGATATATTTCTATTCGACAAGTGGTGGGGTTGAAGGTAGAATGTATTTAAACTATAAAGACAATTATGTACATAAAACAGTCCCCATGAGTAGAACATGACATGCCTCAATCCTGTGATCTTAAGAAGATGAATAAACAACATATTATTTTACCAACAGCACAACATATCTTTCTTCTACTATCTGTTTATTGGTACAGACTCTATTCTGGGGTCCAAAAAATCCTGTCAAATTTAGTTGCCTGTTGCCCCCAAAGCTGAGCCTCTCTCTTACCAATGTAATCTTTCATAACCTGAGGATAGTCTCCATTGAAGAGGGGTGTAGCAAACCATCCCATGTAGAACTGGACATATCGTTCTGCGGCTTCAATGTCCCTCTGGTTGCTGATGTCAACGGGTTCCCCCCAGTCGCCCGACAAAGAGATCCCAACCAGACCTGCAGAGACCAACAGCACATATAGTTCACACACTGCAACGCCACTGGCATTGGGGGAAGTTATATGGCGCATTAGCTCTTCCATCACCTTTTTGCTTGTTTCGCCATTGAGTGTCGTAGGTGTGCCAAACTTTTGCATGTGCCTGTtgcagatagagggagagatattgGTCTTCTTGCATTGACTATATGACTATAATTTGGTTTTAAAAGAAGCAGCCCTTCCATTGCATTAAATGagttatacatacagtatatatatatatatatatatatatatatatatatatatatatatatatatatatatatatatatatatatatatatatatatatatttatttatttataacatatatatatataatacaataaccTTTATTATGTGATGGGCAGCCTTGTAAGCACCCACTCCCCTCAGCTTCAGTCCTGGTGCGTGTTCCCCTGTTTCATATCCTTCCACTGCAATCGACTGAAGAAACAAAATGCAGTGAGCTACAGAAAGGCTGTTTATGTCTATGTTATGCTTTATGCCCTTTTTTTATTGTGATTTTAGCTTTAAGTGACTTGTGACTTTAATTTACGGCTTCAGCTTCTCATTATAGATAGATCAACCAGGTTGATTTAGTGTTGCATAAACGTTTTTTCTTGTTATGCTACCATAGTAAAGGTCCACTATGACATGCATTTCACTCCAATCCATCCCGCCAAGGAGGGATCACTATTTCCTTGCCCTTTTTCGGGGGCTTAGGTTGAGAGAGGGTCATAAAAGGTGGCCTGCGAAACCCTTTTAAACTGTAAGGGCGAAACAAATACAATTGTCTTGACTCACCCATGGATTGTTGAATGTGATCCAGTGCCTGACTCGGTTTCCAAATCTCTCAAAGCATAAATTGGCGAAGTCATTGAACAAGTTCACCATGCTGGCGTTCTGCCATCCTCTGTATTTTTCCTCCAAGATCTGTAAAATTCAAGCAGTAAGATTTCTGTTCTCAACCATCCAAATTCAGGCCATTACAGGCCAATTTCAGGCCAGCACAAAAGTAATGAAAAGCCTGCATTAATATTTCCAGGATGAATGCTTACCTGTGGCAAGTCCCAGTGATATAGTGTAACAATGGGTGTAATT
This genomic window contains:
- the lctla gene encoding lactase-like a isoform X1, producing MLPQSMLRTCHLLVLMLCVSAIEDFDWTKNDHGSFYYGVFPTGFSWGAGGSAYQTEGAWNVDGKGMSIWDAFAHKKGKIFLNDTGDFSCEGYHKVKDDISLMKDMNLKHYRFSISWPRILPTGIKNENINEKGIRYYDDLINKLLENKITPIVTLYHWDLPQILEEKYRGWQNASMVNLFNDFANLCFERFGNRVRHWITFNNPWSIAVEGYETGEHAPGLKLRGVGAYKAAHHIIKAHAKVWHTYDTQWRNKQKGLVGISLSGDWGEPVDISNQRDIEAAERYVQFYMGWFATPLFNGDYPQVMKDYIGRKSAQQGLGASRLPVFTAQEKSYIRGTCDFLGIGHFTTRYITQKNYPSGRGNSYFTDRDLAELVDPRWPDPGSEWLYSVPWGFRRLLNFVKKQYGNPMIYVTENGVSEKMMCTDLCDDWRMQYFKDYINEMLKAIKDGVNIKAYTAWSLLDKFEWDEGYSERFGLYYVDFRDKNKPRYPKASVQYYKSIISSNGFPNQRELESWKGKAIETCSSSNQLLAADPLISHMGMVTEIVVPTMCTLSILLSAVFLMFLLRRRL
- the lctla gene encoding lactase-like a isoform X2, which translates into the protein MLPQSMLRTCHLLVLMLCVSAIEDFDWTKNDHGSFYYGVFPTGFSWGAGGSAYQTEGAWNVDGKGMSIWDAFAHKKGKIFLNDTGDFSCEGYHKVKDDISLMKDMNLKHYRFSISWPRILPTGIKNENINEKGIRYYDDLINKLLENKITPIVTLYHWDLPQILEEKYRGWQNASMVNLFNDFANLCFERFGNRVRHWITFNNPWSIAVEGYETGEHAPGLKLRGVGAYKAAHHIIKAHAKVWHTYDTQWRNKQKGLVGISLSGDWGEPVDISNQRDIEAAERYVQFYMGWFATPLFNGDYPQVMKDYIGRKSAQQGLGASRLPVFTAQEKSYIRGTCDFLGIGHFTTRYITQKNYPSGRGNSYFTDRDLAELVDPRWPDPGSEWLYSVPWGFRRLLNFVKKQYGNPMIYVTENGVSEKMMCTDLCDDWRMQYFKDYINEMLKAIKDGVNIKAYTAWSLLDKFEWDEGYSERFGLYYVDFRDKNKPRYPKASVQYYKSIISSNGFPNQRELESWKGKAIETCSSSNQLLAAARRLSQENTELAGKLKAWPVHDEV